TTTCCGGTCCTTTTCCAGCCGCTCCAGCCGCTTTTCGACAACCGCCAGGTCGCTCAGCACCAGCTCCGCGTCCACGTCCCCGATGTCCCGCATCGGGTCCACGGAGCCCTTCTCGTGCGGCACCACGTCGCTTTCGAAGAGCCTCACGACATGCGCCATCGCATCCGCCACGCGCAGGCTCGCCAGATAGGACGGATCCCGCAGGGACTCCTTGGAAATCGACGGAAAATCGATGAACTCGATCGTCGCGTGCGTCACCTTTTCCGGGGCGAACACCTTCGCCAGCGCTTCCAGCCGCGCGTCCGGCACCTTCGTCACGCCCACGCGCGTCTCCATCGCGCCCGTTCTGGCTGTCTCGTGCACGCCCGTCAGAATCGTGAACAGGCTCGTCTTGCCTGTCATCGGCAACCCGATAATTGCTGTTTTCATGTCTGGAATGACCGCCGTTACAAGGGAACTTCCACGAGCTTGAGGATCTCGTTCAGGATGCGCTCGCTCGCTTCGGTCGAGCGCGTGATCAGCGTCGTCCGCTGGTTCAGCACCACCCGGTGCGCAAACACCGGCACCGCCAGCCGCTTGATGTCGTCCGGCAGCACGTAGTCCCGGCCCTCCACCAGCGCCATCGCTTGAGCCGCCCGGTACAGTCCCTGCGCGCCCCGCGGGCTCACGCCCAGCGCCAGCTGCTCGTGCTTCCGGGTCTGCTCGACGATCGCGAGAATGTAGTCCACCAGCGCATCATCCACCCGGATCCGCTCCACCGCCCGCTGCATCTCCACCAGCTCCCCGGGGCTGATCACCGGTTTGACATCGGGCGCCGTCGCCGCCCGCGCGAACCGCACGATCTCCCGCTCGCTCGCCGCGTCCGGATATCCCACCCGGATCCGCATCAGGAAACGGTCCATCTGCGACTCCGGCAGCGGGTATGTCCCATGGTGCTCGACCGGGTTCTGCGTCGCGATCACCATGAACGGCTCCGCCATCGGATAGGTCAAGCCGTCGATCGTGATCTGCTGCTCGTTCATCGCTTCCAGCAGCGCAGATTGCGTCTTCGGCGTCGTCCGGTTGATCTCGTCCGCCAGCAGCAGATTCGTGAAAATCGGCCCGCGCTTGAACTCGAACTCCCCCGTGCGCGCGTTGAAGACCGTAACGCCCAGAATGTCGCCCGGCAGCATGTCCGACGTGCACTGCAGCCGGTGGAAGCTGCAATCCACGCTTCGCGCCAGCGCGTGCGCCAGCGTCGTTTTCCCCACTCCGGGCACGTCTTCGATCAGCAGGTGCCCCCGCGACAGCAGGCACACCACCGACATCCGCACCACGTCCGCCTTGCCGCGCACCACGGCGTTCAACGCTGCTTCCAGCGCTTGCAGCTTTGCGGATGCAGTCGCCACTGCCTCGGGCGCGGTCATTCTCCTCTCATGATAGCCGCCCGCGTTCCGCCCCTCATACGCTGTAGCCCGCCTTCGATGCCTTCACCCGCCCGTTCGCCGCCAGATGCTCGAGGATGTGCGCCGCCGTTTCCTCGCTGTCAGCTCCGCTTTCGGCGGCGATCTGATCCAGCGGCTTCGGCGCGCCAGACAGCACGCTCAGGATTCTTTTCTGCAGATCGAGAATCGCCGCCGCCGCTTTCTTGCCCGCTTCGACGCCCGGCTGGTGATACGCATTGATCCGCACGAGCGACGCGTAGAACCCTACGGCGCGCTCATACAGCGCGATCAGCGCTCCCACGCTGCGCGCGTCCACGCGCCGGATCGTAATCATCATCGACTCCCGCCCGTTCTCGGTCAATGCCGCCCGCGTTCCCAGCAGAAAGCCGTCCAGGTAATCGCCGGTCCTCACGCCGGGCTCCAGCTCGAGCTCGTCCCCCCCGTCCTCCAGCACCCGGATGAAGGTCACGAAGAAATTGTTCACCCCTTCGCGCAGCTGCTGCACATAGGCATGCTGGTCTGTCGACCCCTTGTTGCCGTACACCGTAATGCCCTGTTCCACCACGCGCCCTTCCAGGTCGTACTGCTTGCCCAGAGACTCCATGATCAGCTGCTGCAGGTAGCGCGAAAACAGCAGCAGCCGGTCCTTGTAGGGCAGGATGACCATGTCCTTCCGCCCGCGCCCGCCCGTCGCGTGATGCCACATCAGCGCCAGCAGCGCCGCCGGATTCTGCCGCGTCAGCCGGACCCGCGTCGCCTCGTCCATCAGCGCGGCGCCTTCCAGAAGCGCGTCCGTGTCCAGCCCCTGCAGCGCCGCCGGCAGCAGTCCAACCGCCGACATCACCGAAGTCCGTCCGCCCACCCAGTCGAACATCGGGAACCGTTCCAGCCACCCGTTCGCCTGCGCATAGGCGTCCAGCTTCGAACCCGGCATCGTCACCGCCACCGCCCGCGGACCGAACGCCACGCCCGCCCGGGCGAACGCCGCCTCCGCCACCTTCATCCCGTTTTGCGTCTCCGGCGTGCCCCCGCTTTTCGAAATCACCAGAACCAGCGTCCGGTCCAGCCTGCCTTCCAGTCCTGCCAGCACCCGCTCCATCCCGTCCGGATCCGTGTTGTCGAAGAAATGCAGCCGCATCCGGTCCCGCCGTGCGTGCCCCAGCGCATCAGCCAGAAACATCGGTCCAAGAGCCGACCCCCCGATCCCGATGCTCAGCACCTCGGTGAACGCCGATGACTCGTGGATCCGCGCGGCGAACTCCTGCACCCGCCTCCGCGTCTCTTCGATCTCGATCCGGAGCTCCGCCCGCGGCGCAAGCTGCGGCGCCCGCAGCCAATAATGGCCCACCATCCGGTTCTCGTCCGGGTTGGCGATCGCCCCGCGCTCGAGCTCTGCCATTTCCGCGAACGCCCGCTGCATCTCGGGCTCCATCGAATCCAGCCACGCGCTGGAGAAGTTCATGCGCGACACATCCAGGCTCAGCTCCACCGCCGGCACGGTCGCCAGATACTCGAGATAACGCTTGTACAGTGGCATGGCGCTCTCCCCCAGCATATCGGTTCCCCGCCCTGCGGGAAGCCGCGCCGCCGTGCTCATAATGAAACCATATGAAGTGGCTCGCCTCCGTTCTGCTTTGCCTCTCTCTCAACGCTGCCGAAAAGTGGACCGTCGATGACATCCTGCTCCAGGAACAGGTCGGTTTCATCGACATCTCCCGGGACGGACGCTTCGCCGTTTACACCACATCGCGCATCGACAAAGACAAGGGCGAATCCGTCTCCCACATCTGGCTCCGGCGCTTCGACGATCCCGAACCCATCCAGCTCACCCGCGGTCAGGACAGCGCCTCCAGCCCGAAAATCTCCCCCTCGGGCAAACTCATCGCCTTCCTCACCAGCCGCCGCTCTGCACCGCAGGGTTCGGGGTCCTCCCCTGGCTCATCCTCTTCCGAGCCTTCCGGCCAGCAGATCTGGCTCATGAACACCTCCGGCGGCGAACCCTGGCAGCTGACCCGCATGGAGCGCGGCGTCCGCACATTCGACTGGATTTCGGACGATGCCCTCGCCGTCGCCGCTCAGGAAGATCCCACCCTGTACCACCAGAAAATCAGGGAGGCCAAGGACACTTCCAACGTCGTCGATGACGAGGAAAACGAGCCGCCCGTCCGGCTGTTCCGCGTCGAAATCAAGGGCGGGAAAGTCACCCGCCTGACCACCAACAACGACCGGATCACCAGCGTCGACGTCTCTCCGGACGGCCAGTGGGCGCTCACCGTCCACAACCGCAGCCTCGCAGAAATTTACAACCAGAAGATCAAGCCCGTCACGTTCCTCCATCATCTTTCCACCGGACGCAGCGTCGAACTGTTCTCCGGTCAGAAGCTCTACCCTCGCTCTTTCCACTGGAAGCAGGACTCGAAATCTTTCTATTTCACCGCCCCGTACACCACGCACCCGTATCTGTTCAACGCCAGTGTCACGAAGCTCTACCACTTCCCTCTTTCTCTTGCCGAGCCTCTCGATGCTGCTGCCAAAGCCCGTCCTGCGGAGGTCGCGCTCGACTGGGAGAACGGTCTCGCGGGCTCTCCCGCCGCGATGCCGGACGGGTTCCTCGCCCTTCTGGCGAACGGCGCCCGCAATCGCGTGGCACGCTACTTCGAGTCCGGCAATTCCTGGCGCCGCGAGTGGGTGGAAACCCCGGACGCCCACCAGATCGTCTCCTCGCTCGACGGCAGCCGGATCATCTACATGCGCTCCAACGCGTCTTCCCCGGCTGTCTATGTCGCTGCGCGTCCTGCCGGCAACCGCCTTGAAGACGCGAAGACCATCATTGAACCCAACGAGAACTTCCGGAAGAAAACGATCGCCAGGACCGAAGTCATCCGGTACAAGGGCGCCCTGGATGATGAAATCGAAGCCATTCTGTACTACCCCCACAATTACGAGCCCGGCAGGAAATACCCGCTCGTCGTCATGATCCACGGCGGACCTCACGGCCACGACGCCGACGCCTTCCGGGAAAGCTGGGCTTACCCGCATCAGCTCTACGC
This DNA window, taken from Bryobacteraceae bacterium, encodes the following:
- a CDS encoding ATPase; the encoded protein is MTAPEAVATASAKLQALEAALNAVVRGKADVVRMSVVCLLSRGHLLIEDVPGVGKTTLAHALARSVDCSFHRLQCTSDMLPGDILGVTVFNARTGEFEFKRGPIFTNLLLADEINRTTPKTQSALLEAMNEQQITIDGLTYPMAEPFMVIATQNPVEHHGTYPLPESQMDRFLMRIRVGYPDAASEREIVRFARAATAPDVKPVISPGELVEMQRAVERIRVDDALVDYILAIVEQTRKHEQLALGVSPRGAQGLYRAAQAMALVEGRDYVLPDDIKRLAVPVFAHRVVLNQRTTLITRSTEASERILNEILKLVEVPL
- the pgi gene encoding glucose-6-phosphate isomerase, which produces MPLYKRYLEYLATVPAVELSLDVSRMNFSSAWLDSMEPEMQRAFAEMAELERGAIANPDENRMVGHYWLRAPQLAPRAELRIEIEETRRRVQEFAARIHESSAFTEVLSIGIGGSALGPMFLADALGHARRDRMRLHFFDNTDPDGMERVLAGLEGRLDRTLVLVISKSGGTPETQNGMKVAEAAFARAGVAFGPRAVAVTMPGSKLDAYAQANGWLERFPMFDWVGGRTSVMSAVGLLPAALQGLDTDALLEGAALMDEATRVRLTRQNPAALLALMWHHATGGRGRKDMVILPYKDRLLLFSRYLQQLIMESLGKQYDLEGRVVEQGITVYGNKGSTDQHAYVQQLREGVNNFFVTFIRVLEDGGDELELEPGVRTGDYLDGFLLGTRAALTENGRESMMITIRRVDARSVGALIALYERAVGFYASLVRINAYHQPGVEAGKKAAAAILDLQKRILSVLSGAPKPLDQIAAESGADSEETAAHILEHLAANGRVKASKAGYSV
- a CDS encoding peptidase S9, which encodes MKWLASVLLCLSLNAAEKWTVDDILLQEQVGFIDISRDGRFAVYTTSRIDKDKGESVSHIWLRRFDDPEPIQLTRGQDSASSPKISPSGKLIAFLTSRRSAPQGSGSSPGSSSSEPSGQQIWLMNTSGGEPWQLTRMERGVRTFDWISDDALAVAAQEDPTLYHQKIREAKDTSNVVDDEENEPPVRLFRVEIKGGKVTRLTTNNDRITSVDVSPDGQWALTVHNRSLAEIYNQKIKPVTFLHHLSTGRSVELFSGQKLYPRSFHWKQDSKSFYFTAPYTTHPYLFNASVTKLYHFPLSLAEPLDAAAKARPAEVALDWENGLAGSPAAMPDGFLALLANGARNRVARYFESGNSWRREWVETPDAHQIVSSLDGSRIIYMRSNASSPAVYVAARPAGNRLEDAKTIIEPNENFRKKTIARTEVIRYKGALDDEIEAILYYPHNYEPGRKYPLVVMIHGGPHGHDADAFRESWAYPHQLYAQRGAFILKPNYHGSSNYGLRFGESISGGKYNDLEWIDVEKGVDHLIARGLVDPEKLGVMGWSNGSIISIELSVRTSRYKAVGAGAGDVNWISDWGNAVFGDAFEQYYLGRTPMDDPDFYVKKSPLFQMNKVTSPTIIFFGTEDRQVPTEQGWQHYRALQHYGKTPVRFILFPSEAHSLRKYVHQKRKVEEELAWFDRHLFGTARADNPALKPASPLAALVRLRQVSDIPETVERGAISVGRFEVTRAQFRAFDPSYPVPPGTENYPATNISFEQAQQYCEWLSKKTGRKFRLGTEEEMSGLLNRSRSENTLDFWAGYSVNHDDAARLEPLVRDAGPGALLKPVGSFPGSGDDPVFDLGGNAAEWVVGKDGKPKVLGGSADMPADSKAPVTSRPDYIGFRVVR